One window from the genome of Spirosoma rhododendri encodes:
- a CDS encoding M23 family metallopeptidase, with the protein MSRIAVFTGGYGNVVFLKHPNGLTTVYGHLKTLNDTLGRYLHEQQYARKTFEIDLRPAPGQFTVKQGDIIAASGNTGGSGGPHLHFEVRDARDNLINPLLYNFSELGDDVPPYFERIALKTMTAESRINGEYQRVTYAPVRRSDGSYTLTQPVSASGLIGLEVLGYDKANGSPYRNGINCMEVRLDGREVFAYNMNSFPNEQTRLLNIHENYEVEQTTGQRYHRGYIADGNTLQLYSATNSAYRGRLPLLDKQPHEVTITLFDAYDHAARLTFTILPDGVPVPPPPADTLTNDPNAEPIDSSEVGLPAPGVSPPLVQPSGPPVATITTDENVLKLTVRNVSTSNPPTAQLMTGRSSVSQAVSYVQGDKAVYLIDLRKTMPDSILFGRQVVRTNFRKRILPGRPETLTTGNARLSFSPKTLFDTLHLAVRSLPEGGIEINQSTIPLNDFLSVQYQSGYSPGTVDTMRTKMYWVSGGRPSFLGGTWQNSRIDFLTRNLGRFKLLTDNTPPSVQITGATPNGITAKIRDDLSGIADFRALVNGEWVLMQYDYKRALLWSDKLDPAEPFEEGAEILIQVKDRAGNIGQAETTVHVPRPPVRKTVTRKRRRK; encoded by the coding sequence GTGTCGCGCATTGCGGTGTTTACCGGCGGCTACGGCAACGTCGTTTTCCTGAAACACCCCAACGGTCTGACGACGGTATACGGCCACCTCAAAACCCTCAACGACACGCTGGGCCGCTACCTGCACGAGCAGCAGTACGCCCGCAAAACGTTCGAGATCGACCTGCGCCCCGCCCCCGGTCAGTTTACCGTTAAGCAGGGCGACATCATTGCGGCATCGGGCAACACGGGCGGGTCGGGCGGACCGCACCTGCACTTTGAAGTCCGCGACGCCCGCGACAACCTCATCAACCCGCTGCTCTACAACTTTTCCGAACTAGGCGACGACGTACCGCCTTACTTCGAGCGTATCGCCCTGAAAACGATGACCGCCGAATCGCGCATCAACGGCGAATACCAGCGGGTCACATATGCGCCGGTCCGCCGGTCAGATGGTTCGTATACACTTACCCAGCCAGTGTCCGCGTCAGGGCTGATCGGGCTGGAAGTACTGGGCTACGATAAAGCCAACGGGTCGCCCTACCGCAACGGTATCAACTGCATGGAGGTCCGGCTCGACGGACGGGAGGTGTTCGCCTACAACATGAACAGCTTCCCCAATGAGCAGACGCGACTCCTGAATATCCACGAAAATTACGAGGTCGAGCAAACGACGGGGCAGCGGTACCACCGGGGCTATATCGCCGACGGCAACACGCTGCAATTGTATTCAGCAACGAATTCGGCCTACCGGGGCCGATTGCCGCTACTCGATAAACAGCCGCACGAGGTGACGATCACGCTGTTCGACGCCTACGACCACGCGGCCCGCCTGACGTTTACGATTCTGCCCGACGGCGTTCCCGTTCCCCCGCCCCCCGCGGACACGCTCACCAACGATCCGAACGCCGAACCCATCGACAGCAGCGAGGTGGGGTTGCCCGCGCCGGGGGTGTCCCCTCCCCTGGTACAGCCATCCGGTCCGCCCGTCGCGACGATTACGACCGACGAAAACGTGCTGAAACTGACCGTCCGCAACGTGTCGACCAGCAACCCGCCCACCGCGCAACTGATGACCGGGCGCAGCAGTGTCAGTCAGGCCGTCAGCTACGTGCAGGGCGACAAAGCCGTGTACCTGATCGACCTCCGCAAGACAATGCCTGACTCGATTCTATTTGGTCGGCAGGTGGTCCGCACTAACTTCCGCAAGCGCATTCTGCCCGGCCGACCGGAGACGCTGACCACTGGGAATGCGCGGCTGTCGTTCTCGCCCAAAACCCTGTTCGACACGCTTCATCTGGCCGTACGTTCGCTGCCCGAAGGTGGTATCGAAATCAACCAGTCGACGATTCCGCTGAACGATTTTCTGTCAGTGCAGTACCAGTCCGGCTATTCGCCGGGCACCGTCGACACCATGCGAACGAAGATGTACTGGGTCAGCGGTGGACGGCCAAGTTTTCTGGGTGGCACCTGGCAAAACAGCCGGATCGACTTCCTAACCCGCAACCTGGGCCGCTTCAAACTCCTGACTGACAACACCCCGCCATCGGTACAGATCACTGGTGCCACGCCCAACGGCATCACGGCCAAAATCCGCGACGACCTCTCGGGTATCGCCGATTTCCGCGCCCTGGTCAACGGCGAGTGGGTACTAATGCAGTACGATTACAAACGCGCCCTGCTCTGGTCGGATAAACTGGACCCCGCCGAACCGTTCGAGGAGGGTGCCGAAATCCTGATTCAGGTAAAAGATCGAGCGGGCAACATCGGGCAGGCCGAAACCACCGTTCACGTTCCCCGCCCCCCCGTCCGCAAGACAGTGACGAGGAAACGCAGGCGGAAATAG
- a CDS encoding fumarylacetoacetate hydrolase family protein, which produces MKIICVGRNYVDHIHELNNEQPDDPVIFLKPETALPLRHEPFFYPDFSKDVHHEVEVLVKINRVGKNIDQKFAHKYYDEIGVGIDFTARDVQSKLKAKGLPWELAKAFNGSAPISNFVAKTEFADLQNLNFRLDINGETRQQGNTSLMLFKIDYLISFVSRYFLLQQGDIIFTGTPKGVGPVQIGDTLTCYLEDRPMLTVDVK; this is translated from the coding sequence ATGAAAATCATTTGCGTCGGTCGCAACTACGTCGACCATATCCACGAACTCAACAACGAACAGCCCGACGATCCCGTCATTTTCCTCAAACCGGAAACGGCCCTCCCGCTGCGCCACGAACCGTTTTTTTACCCCGATTTTTCCAAAGACGTCCACCACGAAGTGGAGGTGCTGGTCAAAATCAATCGGGTTGGCAAAAACATCGACCAGAAGTTTGCCCATAAGTATTACGACGAAATCGGCGTAGGTATCGACTTCACGGCCCGCGACGTGCAGAGCAAGCTGAAAGCGAAAGGTCTGCCGTGGGAACTCGCCAAAGCCTTCAACGGCTCGGCCCCTATCTCGAACTTCGTTGCCAAAACTGAGTTTGCCGACCTGCAAAACCTGAACTTCCGGCTCGACATCAACGGTGAAACGCGGCAGCAGGGCAACACAAGCCTGATGCTGTTCAAAATCGATTACCTGATCTCGTTCGTGTCGCGCTATTTCCTGCTGCAACAGGGCGATATTATCTTCACCGGTACGCCCAAAGGCGTTGGCCCCGTACAGATCGGCGATACACTGACCTGCTACCTGGAAGACCGCCCTATGCTAACGGTCGACGTAAAATAA
- a CDS encoding M48 family metallopeptidase: protein MKKMMIALIGIALAVTACERVPLTGRKQLILVPNNEMLSMSFTQYKQFLDTSKVVSSNSGDAEMVSRVGGRIRQAVEAYMNSNGLSKRLEGFKWEYHLVQSPQVNAWCMPGGKIVVYSGILPYTQNEAGLATVLGHEVSHAVAEHGNERMSESLVANRLLQVGQVATGISTASRSPQTQAIFQQAFGIVGPLAYQYGVGLPHSRRQESEADHLGLIFMAMAGYDPHEAITFWTRMAKASGGKAPAEFMSDHPSDARRIADLEKLMPEAMKYYKR, encoded by the coding sequence ATGAAGAAGATGATGATCGCGCTGATTGGTATTGCGCTGGCCGTAACGGCCTGTGAGCGGGTACCACTAACGGGGCGCAAGCAGTTGATTCTGGTGCCGAATAACGAGATGCTGAGCATGAGTTTTACCCAGTACAAACAGTTTCTGGATACCAGTAAAGTTGTTAGCAGTAATTCGGGCGACGCCGAGATGGTCAGCCGAGTAGGTGGCCGTATCCGGCAGGCTGTCGAAGCGTACATGAACAGCAACGGCCTTAGCAAGCGGCTGGAAGGGTTCAAATGGGAATACCATCTGGTGCAAAGCCCGCAGGTCAACGCCTGGTGTATGCCCGGCGGTAAAATCGTAGTCTATTCCGGCATCCTGCCGTATACGCAGAACGAAGCCGGACTGGCAACGGTGCTGGGCCACGAAGTATCGCACGCCGTGGCTGAACACGGTAACGAGCGGATGAGTGAAAGTCTGGTCGCCAACCGTTTGTTGCAAGTCGGTCAGGTCGCGACGGGTATCAGCACGGCGTCGCGCAGCCCGCAGACGCAGGCTATTTTTCAGCAGGCGTTTGGCATCGTGGGTCCGCTGGCGTATCAGTATGGCGTCGGGTTGCCCCACAGCCGCCGTCAGGAGTCGGAAGCTGACCATCTGGGCCTGATTTTCATGGCAATGGCTGGGTATGACCCTCACGAAGCCATTACGTTCTGGACCCGCATGGCCAAAGCGAGTGGTGGTAAAGCCCCCGCCGAATTTATGTCGGATCACCCCTCCGACGCCCGCCGGATCGCCGACCTGGAAAAGCTCATGCCAGAGGCTATGAAGTACTACAAACGGTAG
- a CDS encoding SDR family oxidoreductase codes for MDTSNSVSRRQVIGGLSSGLAAVIATPALAGSPDQQPDATAPPALENPVSKYPKPPFNTPMQPFPGLVSKMNPRPDHGETSYKGSGRLTGRRALITGGDSGMGRAAAIAYAREGADVAINYLPAEESDAKEVIDLIKAAGRKGIAIPGDIRDEAFCKRLVDEAVKGLGGLDILVSNAGRQQQRESILDLTTEDFDATMKTNIYAPFWIIKAALPHMPAGSAIIGTTSEQAYDPSPNLYDYAQTKAATMNYVKSLAKQLGPKGIRVNGVAPGPIWTPLQPSGGATAEKLKTFGENTALSRPGQPAELASIYVQLAASDASFATGQVYGSAGGNGQP; via the coding sequence ATGGACACATCGAATTCAGTAAGCCGTCGCCAGGTGATCGGCGGCTTGAGCAGCGGCCTGGCAGCCGTTATTGCTACCCCCGCTCTGGCCGGATCGCCGGATCAGCAGCCCGACGCAACAGCGCCACCGGCTCTCGAAAATCCGGTCAGCAAATACCCGAAGCCACCGTTTAACACCCCCATGCAGCCCTTCCCGGGTCTGGTCAGCAAAATGAATCCCCGGCCTGATCACGGCGAAACCAGCTACAAAGGTTCCGGTCGTCTGACGGGTCGCCGGGCCCTGATTACCGGGGGTGACTCAGGCATGGGCCGGGCCGCAGCCATTGCGTACGCCCGGGAGGGGGCCGACGTAGCTATCAACTACCTGCCGGCCGAAGAGTCTGACGCGAAAGAAGTCATTGACCTGATCAAAGCGGCTGGCCGAAAAGGTATTGCCATTCCCGGCGACATCCGCGACGAAGCGTTTTGCAAGCGGCTGGTCGATGAAGCCGTGAAAGGATTGGGCGGACTGGATATTCTGGTCAGCAACGCCGGTCGGCAACAACAGCGCGAGTCTATTCTCGACCTGACGACCGAAGATTTTGACGCGACGATGAAAACGAACATCTACGCGCCGTTCTGGATCATCAAAGCGGCTTTGCCCCACATGCCAGCCGGTTCGGCCATCATCGGCACCACCTCCGAGCAGGCATACGACCCGTCGCCCAACCTGTACGATTACGCGCAGACCAAAGCCGCGACCATGAATTACGTGAAGTCACTGGCCAAGCAACTGGGGCCGAAAGGTATCCGGGTCAACGGTGTTGCGCCCGGCCCGATCTGGACACCCCTGCAACCGAGTGGTGGAGCCACGGCCGAAAAGCTCAAAACATTCGGTGAGAACACAGCACTGAGTCGGCCCGGTCAGCCGGCTGAACTAGCCTCTATCTACGTACAGTTGGCAGCCAGCGACGCCAGTTTCGCCACCGGTCAGGTTTACGGCTCGGCGGGTGGTAACGGTCAGCCCTGA
- a CDS encoding LLM class flavin-dependent oxidoreductase has product MIPFSILDLSPVVAGSTPADSFRSTLALAQRAEALGYNRYWLAEHHNMPGVASAATSVVIGYVAAGTKTIRVGSGGIMLPNHAPLVIAEQFGTLESLYPGRIDLGLGRAPGSDGYTSQALRRNNTQADSFPQDVLELQQYFQDAEDGQRVRAVPGEGLNVPIWILGSSLYGAQLAAYLGLPYAFASHFAPTHLLQAIHTYRTQFRPSATLSEPYMMVAMNAVVADTDAEAQRLFTSVQQQFLNIRRGKASQMAPPVDDISRLASPDELAGMEQMLRYSVIGSPDTVRQGLARIIDETGADELIMTAPIFDQAARLHSIDLVAQVREELASVAV; this is encoded by the coding sequence ATGATTCCTTTTTCAATTCTTGACTTATCCCCCGTCGTTGCGGGCAGCACCCCCGCCGACTCGTTTCGTAGCACGCTGGCGCTGGCGCAACGGGCCGAAGCACTGGGTTACAACCGATATTGGCTGGCCGAGCACCACAACATGCCCGGCGTAGCCAGTGCGGCTACATCGGTTGTCATTGGCTATGTAGCGGCTGGAACGAAGACGATCCGCGTAGGGTCGGGCGGCATCATGCTGCCCAACCACGCCCCGCTGGTCATTGCCGAGCAGTTCGGTACGCTGGAATCACTGTATCCCGGCCGAATTGATCTGGGACTGGGCCGGGCGCCGGGTTCGGATGGGTACACCTCGCAGGCGCTTCGGCGCAACAACACACAGGCCGACAGTTTTCCGCAGGACGTGCTTGAATTGCAGCAGTATTTTCAGGACGCCGAAGATGGGCAACGCGTGCGGGCTGTGCCGGGCGAAGGGCTAAATGTGCCGATCTGGATTCTGGGGTCGAGCCTGTACGGGGCGCAGCTGGCGGCTTATCTGGGCCTCCCCTACGCTTTTGCGTCGCACTTCGCCCCTACGCATCTGCTACAGGCCATTCACACCTACCGCACACAGTTCCGGCCGTCGGCAACGTTATCAGAGCCGTATATGATGGTCGCGATGAACGCCGTCGTGGCCGATACCGACGCCGAAGCACAGCGGTTGTTTACGTCGGTACAGCAGCAGTTTCTAAACATCCGGCGGGGTAAAGCGTCGCAGATGGCCCCGCCCGTCGACGACATCAGCCGACTGGCTTCTCCCGACGAACTGGCGGGTATGGAACAGATGCTGCGTTATTCGGTAATCGGCTCGCCCGACACGGTGCGGCAGGGGCTGGCCCGCATCATCGACGAAACGGGTGCTGACGAGCTGATCATGACCGCCCCCATTTTCGACCAGGCCGCCCGGCTTCATTCCATCGACCTGGTGGCTCAGGTACGGGAAGAGCTGGCCAGTGTAGCGGTCTAA
- a CDS encoding carboxypeptidase-like regulatory domain-containing protein: MPIYRFFITVLVLASHLLPLTVLGQQPCSGVLTGRVVGQDNGQALPGASVYVRERQTGAVADTAGQFRVTPLCPGNYTLTIEYIGYKTLTVSATVGTDLLTTMPTVRLVPDNHTLQEVVVTEHRSEAQKLLQVQTDLSGNALNAVRGQSLGESLKSLPGLYSIQTGPSISKPVIHGLYSNRIITLNNGVRQEDQQWGTEHAPQIDPFLATRITVIKGAAGIRYGSDAIGGVILIEPAAMPTAPGLGGELNLVGATNGRQQTASGLIEQALGGPLTGLSWRVQGTLKKVGYARTPDYFLENSSYHETNYSAALNYTRKNAGIDLFYSQFATRIGLFRGAQVGSLADFYAAIARPEPLSQPGFSYALDRPYQDVQHDLFRLRAFVRSDRWGR, translated from the coding sequence ATGCCTATATACCGTTTTTTCATTACTGTTCTTGTTTTAGCAAGCCACCTGTTGCCGCTGACGGTGTTGGGTCAGCAGCCGTGTTCGGGTGTGCTGACCGGGCGAGTCGTCGGGCAGGATAACGGCCAGGCATTACCCGGTGCGTCGGTGTATGTGCGGGAACGGCAGACCGGGGCCGTCGCCGACACGGCCGGGCAGTTTCGGGTTACACCGCTGTGCCCCGGCAACTACACGCTGACCATCGAATACATCGGCTACAAAACGCTGACGGTGTCCGCAACGGTTGGCACCGATTTGCTGACGACGATGCCCACAGTCCGGCTTGTTCCCGACAATCATACCTTGCAGGAGGTCGTCGTGACGGAGCATCGGTCGGAAGCGCAGAAGCTGTTGCAGGTGCAGACGGACCTGAGCGGCAACGCCCTCAACGCCGTGCGGGGGCAGTCGCTAGGGGAGAGCCTGAAATCACTGCCGGGCCTGTACTCAATTCAGACGGGTCCGTCGATTTCCAAGCCTGTCATTCATGGCCTGTACAGCAACCGGATTATTACGCTTAACAACGGCGTTCGGCAGGAAGATCAGCAGTGGGGTACCGAACACGCGCCCCAGATTGACCCATTTCTGGCCACGCGCATCACCGTCATCAAAGGTGCGGCCGGTATCCGCTACGGCTCCGATGCCATCGGGGGCGTTATCCTGATCGAACCGGCCGCCATGCCCACCGCGCCCGGACTGGGTGGCGAACTGAATCTGGTTGGCGCAACCAACGGGCGGCAGCAGACCGCGTCGGGGTTGATCGAGCAGGCATTGGGTGGTCCACTCACTGGATTAAGCTGGCGGGTTCAGGGAACGCTCAAAAAGGTTGGCTACGCCCGAACACCCGATTACTTCTTGGAGAACAGCAGTTACCACGAAACCAACTATTCGGCCGCGCTCAACTACACTCGGAAAAATGCCGGTATCGACTTGTTCTACAGTCAGTTTGCTACGCGGATCGGGTTATTCAGGGGGGCGCAGGTCGGTAGCCTTGCGGATTTTTACGCGGCCATCGCCCGACCGGAGCCACTAAGTCAGCCGGGGTTTTCGTACGCGCTCGACCGGCCTTACCAAGACGTGCAGCACGATCTGTTTCGCCTGCGGGCCTTCGTCCGGTCTGATCGCTGGGGACGCTGA
- a CDS encoding TonB-dependent receptor domain-containing protein, whose translation MARQQNVRQEYDLLSFSRSTDPELYLKLVTHTADLVWEHAPVQTKNGGRWTGSAGFSGITQGNVRRFLFLIPNFRNYGAGLFAIERYARGRWTVEGGLRYDYRWLRAYFRDEVTELVTNKTRDWQNVMGSLGATFQLTPELTLTGTLGTAWRAPNVSDLYSDGLHQSAVAYERGNPNLNPEYAVNTNLNIEYNHNRLRVDLSLYNNRIDNYIYLKPDSVPIVRQRGAFPAYTYNQVLATFRGVDATIQYKLLPRLTLISKTSLLYAYDHTNNGYLVYIPPNRTDNGLRYDFIGDDASSSRRVSGLYVRANVLYVARQNRAPAVSERQENGQLIFTGDFAPPPPAYTLVGAEVGMRWEVAGHPLSIILTGSNLLNQRYRDYLDRFRYFADEPGRNIMLKLRMPLGQRKS comes from the coding sequence GTGGCGCGGCAGCAGAACGTCCGGCAGGAGTACGATTTGCTCTCGTTCAGCCGCTCCACCGACCCTGAACTGTACCTGAAACTGGTGACGCACACGGCCGATCTGGTCTGGGAACATGCGCCCGTTCAGACCAAAAACGGCGGTCGCTGGACGGGCAGCGCAGGCTTTAGCGGTATTACGCAGGGAAACGTCCGTCGGTTTCTGTTTCTGATCCCGAACTTCCGCAACTACGGGGCGGGGCTGTTTGCCATCGAACGCTATGCCCGTGGCCGCTGGACGGTCGAAGGGGGGCTACGTTACGACTACCGCTGGCTGCGGGCGTATTTCCGCGACGAAGTGACCGAACTGGTCACGAACAAAACCCGCGACTGGCAGAACGTGATGGGGTCGCTGGGGGCGACGTTTCAGCTAACGCCCGAACTGACGCTGACCGGTACGCTCGGTACGGCCTGGCGGGCGCCCAACGTCAGCGATCTGTATTCCGATGGGTTGCATCAGAGTGCGGTGGCTTACGAACGCGGCAACCCGAATCTGAACCCCGAATACGCCGTTAACACTAACCTGAACATCGAATACAACCACAATCGGCTGCGTGTCGATCTGAGTCTGTACAACAACCGAATCGACAACTACATCTACCTCAAACCCGACTCGGTGCCGATTGTGCGGCAGCGGGGGGCGTTCCCGGCCTACACCTATAATCAGGTGCTGGCCACATTCCGGGGTGTCGATGCGACGATTCAGTACAAGCTGCTGCCCCGGCTGACGCTGATTTCCAAGACCTCGCTGCTTTACGCCTACGACCATACTAACAATGGCTATTTGGTCTACATCCCACCAAACCGGACCGACAACGGCCTGCGCTACGATTTTATCGGTGACGATGCCAGCTCGTCGCGCCGGGTGTCGGGGCTGTACGTGCGTGCCAACGTGCTATACGTAGCCCGGCAGAACCGGGCCCCGGCGGTGAGCGAACGGCAGGAAAACGGGCAGCTTATCTTCACCGGTGACTTTGCCCCGCCACCACCGGCCTACACGCTGGTCGGTGCCGAAGTGGGGATGCGCTGGGAGGTAGCCGGGCATCCGCTGAGCATCATCCTGACGGGGTCAAACCTGCTCAACCAACGTTACCGCGATTACCTCGACCGATTCCGCTACTTCGCCGACGAGCCCGGCCGCAACATTATGCTCAAACTCCGTATGCCACTGGGGCAGCGGAAAAGCTAA
- the pcaF gene encoding 3-oxoadipyl-CoA thiolase, with protein MDAYIIDAIRTPIGSFGGSLSPVRADDLAALPIRELLARNPSLAPDAVEDVLLGCHNQAGEDNRNVARMALLLAGLPITVPGVTVNRLCASGMSAVAQAGQAISTGDGDVFIAGGVEHMTRGPWVMSKSAKPFGNDVQLFDSSFGWRFINPKMRELYGVDAMGVTAENLAELYSISREDQDLFAYRSQQKAARAKQSGRLAEEIKAVEIPGKKGAVTVFDHDEFVKPSTTTNVLATLKPAFKTTGGTVTAGNAAGLNDGAAVMLLASEAGAKQHGLTPKARIVASAVVGVEPRIMGIGPVPATQKVLKKAGLTLDQIDVIELNEAFAAQSLACIRQLGLADDDPRINPNGGAIALGHPLGMSGTRILQSAALELAHQQKRYALATMCVGVGMGYAVVIERV; from the coding sequence ATGGATGCTTACATAATTGACGCGATACGTACCCCGATTGGCAGTTTTGGGGGGAGTTTATCACCGGTTCGGGCCGACGATCTGGCGGCACTGCCTATCCGCGAACTGCTGGCCCGCAACCCGTCGCTGGCTCCTGATGCTGTTGAGGACGTGCTCCTTGGTTGCCACAATCAGGCGGGGGAAGACAACCGCAACGTAGCCCGCATGGCCCTGCTGCTGGCGGGTTTACCCATAACCGTGCCGGGCGTAACCGTCAACCGGTTGTGCGCGTCGGGAATGTCGGCGGTGGCGCAGGCGGGGCAGGCCATCAGTACGGGCGACGGCGACGTGTTCATTGCCGGGGGCGTCGAGCACATGACACGCGGGCCGTGGGTGATGTCGAAAAGCGCGAAACCGTTCGGTAACGACGTTCAACTGTTCGACTCGAGCTTCGGCTGGCGATTTATCAACCCCAAAATGCGCGAGTTGTACGGCGTCGATGCAATGGGCGTAACGGCGGAAAACCTGGCCGAACTGTACAGTATCAGTCGGGAAGATCAGGATCTGTTTGCGTATCGGTCGCAGCAGAAAGCCGCGCGGGCGAAACAATCGGGTCGGCTGGCTGAGGAAATTAAGGCCGTCGAGATTCCCGGCAAGAAGGGAGCCGTGACCGTATTCGATCACGACGAATTCGTAAAACCATCGACCACAACCAACGTGCTGGCGACGCTGAAACCGGCTTTTAAAACCACCGGCGGCACCGTTACGGCGGGCAACGCGGCTGGTCTGAACGACGGGGCAGCGGTTATGTTACTAGCGTCGGAAGCGGGGGCCAAACAGCACGGTCTCACCCCAAAGGCGCGCATCGTGGCGTCGGCGGTGGTGGGTGTTGAACCGCGCATCATGGGTATCGGCCCCGTCCCGGCCACGCAGAAAGTGCTCAAAAAAGCAGGTCTGACGCTCGATCAGATCGACGTTATAGAGCTGAACGAAGCCTTTGCCGCCCAATCGCTGGCCTGCATCCGGCAGCTCGGCCTGGCCGACGACGACCCACGTATCAACCCCAACGGCGGGGCCATCGCGCTGGGGCATCCGCTGGGGATGTCGGGTACGCGTATTCTCCAGAGTGCCGCGCTGGAACTGGCGCATCAACAGAAACGCTACGCCCTGGCCACCATGTGCGTTGGTGTCGGGATGGGGTATGCTGTCGTGATTGAGCGGGTTTAA
- a CDS encoding 3-oxoacid CoA-transferase, which translates to MKSVPILSLTDAAALVNDGDTLLQGGFGMTGNPVHLMHALAERGTKNLTFIGNNTGEPGLGGGRLLRNGQISKMIGSFFTSNPDAVKAAQSGAVAYELLPQGTLAEALRAGGAGIGGFYTPTAAGTLIAEGHETKVIDGVEQVFVKALRGNVAFIRAWRADTAGNLTYRMTENNFNKAMATAADLVIAEVEEIVPVGDIAPEHIHTPGCYVDYLVEAKLTLEDLGSSASVSSSKKVDESRMNMARRALDELHRGDVVNLGIGIPTLVADLITPEHGIILHTENGMLGVGPVPADGGGAMDYPVNAGKIPVTALPGSSYFDSADSFAMIRGKHVDVAIMGGLEADESANLANWAVPGKPLLGVGGAMDLAKGAKRLIITMTHTNPDGSPKIVPQCTLPLTASGVVSMIITDLAVFTYPNNQLTLLELMPGATLAEVQAKTSASFLMSERVKE; encoded by the coding sequence ATGAAATCCGTCCCCATACTTTCACTTACCGATGCGGCTGCGCTGGTCAACGATGGCGATACGCTGTTGCAGGGCGGCTTCGGCATGACCGGCAACCCCGTTCACCTGATGCACGCCCTGGCCGAACGCGGCACCAAAAACCTGACATTTATCGGCAACAATACCGGCGAGCCGGGGCTGGGTGGCGGTCGGCTGCTGCGTAACGGGCAGATCAGCAAGATGATCGGTTCCTTTTTTACGTCGAACCCCGATGCGGTGAAAGCCGCTCAGTCAGGGGCGGTGGCGTATGAGTTACTGCCGCAGGGTACGCTAGCCGAAGCGTTGCGGGCGGGCGGAGCCGGTATCGGCGGTTTTTACACGCCCACGGCGGCCGGGACACTGATTGCAGAAGGTCACGAAACCAAAGTCATCGACGGCGTAGAGCAGGTGTTTGTCAAGGCCCTGCGCGGCAACGTCGCGTTCATCCGGGCGTGGCGGGCCGACACGGCGGGCAACCTCACCTACCGCATGACCGAAAATAATTTCAACAAAGCGATGGCAACAGCCGCCGATCTGGTTATCGCTGAGGTTGAGGAGATTGTGCCCGTCGGCGACATTGCGCCTGAGCACATTCATACACCCGGTTGCTATGTCGATTATCTGGTCGAAGCTAAACTCACGCTCGAAGACCTGGGTAGTTCGGCGTCGGTATCGTCGTCGAAAAAAGTAGACGAGAGCCGGATGAACATGGCCCGCCGGGCGTTGGACGAACTGCACCGGGGCGACGTCGTAAACCTAGGCATCGGCATCCCGACGTTGGTAGCCGACCTGATTACGCCCGAGCACGGCATCATTCTGCACACCGAAAACGGAATGCTGGGCGTGGGTCCGGTTCCGGCCGATGGCGGTGGGGCGATGGATTACCCGGTCAACGCGGGCAAGATTCCGGTGACGGCCCTGCCCGGCAGCAGCTACTTCGACAGTGCCGATTCATTCGCCATGATTCGCGGAAAGCACGTCGACGTGGCCATCATGGGCGGGCTGGAAGCCGACGAGTCGGCCAACCTCGCCAACTGGGCTGTACCGGGCAAACCCCTGCTCGGCGTTGGCGGAGCGATGGACCTCGCCAAAGGAGCCAAGCGCCTGATTATCACAATGACGCACACCAACCCCGACGGGTCGCCCAAGATCGTGCCGCAGTGTACCCTCCCGCTGACGGCCTCGGGCGTGGTCTCGATGATTATCACCGACCTGGCCGTATTCACTTACCCCAACAATCAGCTCACCCTGCTCGAACTCATGCCCGGCGCCACGCTGGCCGAAGTCCAGGCAAAAACGAGCGCGAGCTTTTTAATGAGCGAAAGAGTGAAAGAATGA